In a single window of the Nilaparvata lugens isolate BPH chromosome 1, ASM1435652v1, whole genome shotgun sequence genome:
- the LOC120353260 gene encoding uncharacterized protein LOC120353260, with protein sequence MFCCGHCSQNFLKRCAFMVHVSKCRERDKVAAESKDSSDSSLNYDSDKDPPWSPSGSEYSSDCESPLTQEQLNVVTEACNFLTDWDPDEFEEEGSAGGQSTIASGAGQSTISAGAEESTGDGQSTIASGAGQSTISSGAEESTGDGQSTIASGAGQCTISAGAEECTGSGQSTIALGACQSTISGGVEESAGGGQSTIASGAGQSTSASGAGLSDGENINVMVAKKRQDGKRIWDKRDSCIFCDLLVTNFIRHLTRNHSEEMKVAEILAQPKGSAMRRSMIEKLRKKGNFNYNTNVLREKSGNIITVQRPTNDCNIEKYLPCKLCLGFFSKNRLYRHMKDCKENSGKESSRNAQSAGQALLVVANFSCSDSLKTKIFPIMRNDKISKTAQEDELICEFGLRLLKQHKEQHVKPIISQKMRELARLKIELLTNKPTAIDKSGKIKKLQTLEDYLDPDFYNDVVKAVNTIAGFNEENGKYKVPSLALKLGHSLRSCSEIIEFKGTTTSNEYLRKRGKRFHQLLPKMWKYDVSSNASKTLSTAKWNKPTRIPLAEDLKQLHDFIIKEEKSLYDQMKKLPSESVWRELGKISLAHIILLNRRRSGEAQRIEVAHYLTINNPKTTSDIDTLLTETEKKLCKTWARFQCRGKRGAPVPVLLTEGMRKNMELLMTTRDIANICIENPYFFAIPRTKNSCFRGCDVLRHFAKQSGVQYPELIRSTKLRKHVATMSQLLNLSGNEIECLATFMGHSVNVHKEYYRLPDDVGQVAKISKLLLALESGKLKEMKGQNFDDLQVDMGNDSLTESDASDHEDEGTRSVEINEDQPLTSQTYEADSNTSSPENKSERPHDGQSTVASGRANTRVKKRRVTVVRKMWSQEETDAVVRHFQKHIIMKKVPNKEECDRCLEKEACLSNRSWSNIKYHVKNMFNKLR encoded by the exons ATGTTTTGTTGTGGCCACTGCAGTCAGAATTTTCTGAAAAGATGTGCATTTATGGTTCACGTTTCAAAGTGCAGAGAAAGAGACAAG GTTGCAGCTGAGTCCAAAGATAGTTCAGATAGTTCATTGAATTATGACTCGGACAAGGATCCCCCTTGGAGTCCCTCTGGGAGTGAATACTCTTCAG ACTGTGAATCGCCATTGACACAAGAGCAGTTGAATGTTGTAACTGAAGCATGTAACTTC CTTACTGATTGGGATCCTGATGAGTTTGAAGAAGAAGGCTCAGCTGGTGGGCAGTCTACAATTGCTTCTGGTGCAGGCCAATCTACCATCTCAGCTGGTGCTGAAGAATCTACTGGTGATGGGCAGTCTACAATTGCTTCTGGTGCAGGCCAATCTACCATCTCATCTGGTGCTGAAGAATCTACTGGTGATGGGCAGTCTACAATTGCTTCTGGTGCAGGCCAATGTACCATTTCAGCTGGTGCTGAGGAATGTACTGGTAGTGGACAGTCTACTATTGCTTTGGGCGCATGCCAATCCACAATTTCAGGTGGTGTAGAGGAATCTGCTGGCGGTGGGCAGTCTACCATTGCTTCTGGCGCAGGCCAATCTACCAGTGCTTCTGGTGCAGGCCTATCTGATGGAGAGAACATTAATGTAATGGTTGCCAAAAAAAGACAAGATGGAAAGAGGATTTGGGACAAAAgagattcttgtattttttgtgatttaCTAGTCACAAACTTCATAAGACATCTAACAAGGAACCATTCTGAAGAAATGAAAGTTGCCGAAATTTTAGCTCAACCCAAAGGTTCTGCAATGAGGAGATCTATGATCGAAAAGCTCCGAAAGaaaggaaatttcaattataacacAAACGTTCTGAGAGAAAAATCTGGTAATATTATTACCGTACAAAGACCAACTAATGattgtaatattgaaaaatatctccCATGCAAATTATGTCTgggatttttttccaaaaatcgaCTGTACCGACACATGAAAGACTGCAAAGAAAACAGTGGAAAAGAAAGCTCTAGGAATGCGCAGAGTGCAGGTCAAGCCTTATTGGTAGTTGCTAACTTTTCATGTTCAGACAgcttgaaaacaaaaatttttcctATTATGAGAAATGACAAAATAAGCAAAACTGCACAGGAAGATGAACTTATATGTGAATTTGGGTTGAGGTTGCTCAAACAACATAAAGAACAACATGTAAAACCAATAATATCCCAAAAGATGCGAGAATTAGCAAGACTgaagatagaacttctaacAAATAAGCCAACAGCAATAGACAAGTCAGGTAAAATTAAAAAGCTTCAAACACTTGAAGACTATTTAGACCCTGACTTTTACAATGATGTAGTTAAGGCGGTTAACACAATTGCCGGATTCAATGAAGAAAATGGTAAATACAAAGTGCCTTCATTGGCCTTGAAACTAGGGCACTCCCTTAGGAGCTGCTCCGAAATCATTGAGTTCAAGGGTACAACAACAAGTAACGAATATTTACGAAAGAGAGGAAAGAGGTTTCATCAGCTTTTACCCAAAATGTGGAAGTATGATGTATCTTCCAATGCATCAAAAACTTTGAGTACAGCAAAGTGGAATAAACCCACAAGAATTCCCCTTGCTGAAGATTTGAAACAACTTcatgattttataataaaagaagaaaagagtTTGTATGACCAAATGAAAAAGCTTCCTTCTGAAAGTGTATGGAGGGAACTAGGAAAAATATCTTTAGCCCACATCATTCTACTGAATAGGAGAAGATCTGGCGAAGCCCAAAGAATTGAGGTTGCTCATTACCTAACTATAAATAACCCCAAGACTACTTCTGACATTGACACTCTGTTAACagaaactgaaaaaaaattgtgCAAGACATGGGCTAGATTTCAATGTCGAGGCAAAAGAGGCGCCCCTGTCCCTGTTCTCTTAACTGAAGGGATGAGAAAAAATATGGAACTGCTTATGACAACAAGGGACATAGCAAACATCTGTATTGAAAATCCATATTTTTTTGCCATACCAAGAACCAAAAACAGTTGTTTTCGAGGTTGTGATGTTCTAAGGCATTTTGCTAAACAGTCTGGTGTGCAGTACCCAGAGCTGATCAGGTCCACCAAATTGCGTAAACATGTAGCAACAATGTCTCAACTTCTGAATTTGTCTGGAAATGAGATTGAGTGTTTGGCTACATTTATGGGTCATTCTGTCAATGTTCACAAAGAATATTACCGGCTCCCAGACGATGTGGGCCAAGTAGCCAAAATAAGCAAGTTACTACTAGCTTTAGAATCAGGTAAGTTGAAAGAAATGAAAGGACAAAACTTTGATGACCTTCAAGTTGACATGGGCAATGATAGCTTAACAGAGTCAGATGCTAGTGATCATGAAGATGAGGGGACAAGAAGTGTTGAGATAAATGAAGATCAACCTTTGACATCTCAAACTTATGAAGCTGACTCAAACACTTCATCCCCAGAAAATAAAAGTGAAAGGCCTCATGATGGACAGTCTACCGTTGCTTCTGGTAGAGCCAACACTAGAGTGAAGAAACGTAGAGTTACTGTTGTAAGAAAGATGTGGTCCCAAGAAGAAACCGATGCTGTAGTAAGACActttcaaaaacatataatcatgAAAAAGGTTCCAAACAAAGAAGAATGTGACCGGTGTTTGGAAAAAGAAGCTTGTTTGAGCAATAGGTCATGGTCTAACATTAAATATcatgtgaaaaacatgtttaaTAAACTgcgttga